The genomic DNA CCTCAAAACTCCCGATCTTGCCTCTGGGCAACTGCAGACACAGGAGGAGTTTGAGAACGCCGTGAGAACCATGCAGAGATTCGCCAACCTGCCCGAAACCGGCGAGCTCGATGCCGACACCCTTGCCCAGATGCAAAAACCCCGATGTGGTCTACCCGATATCGTTGGGACCTCGGAGAGTGCTCGCAAAAGGAGATACGCCCTGGTTAACAGCAAATGGGACAAAAACCACCTCACGTACAGGTAAAGAAGTAATCTTCCTCATTCACAGATCTGTACCTCAGACACGTCTTAAGAATTGAAGACAAAGCTCAGAAAGCCTTAGGAGTGATTAGTTGCTCCCAGTCAGTATTATTTTTGAACCCTTCAACCCCGTTTCTCCGTGTAAAGGTCAAACTTTACCAAAGAAAACGATAGCATTGGGCCACACCATAGTAATAGTGAGGAATACCATTCCTCCGGTCTAGTGTTGTTTGTTCACTTTCTTGACAATCGCAAACTTCCAAGGCTTCAAACTCTCGTATCACAAATCAACATGTATGAGTGACATATCATATGTATTTTAGGACGTCAAATTCTAAAACATGAAATTCGTTTGACGTGAACAGTGACATTTCCGTCGTAACAGGTAATCACGAAATTTaatggatcaaattttacaaattcagaTGCTCAATAAATCAATTGTAGGAAAATATATCCATGATTTCTGATAAGCTGCAGAGAATGGCAACAATAAAAGATGCCTTCTGCCAAAATATATAAGGAGTGAGATTTCAATTTGTCTGAAACTTTCTTCGTCTTCCATCGCCAGAATTGAGAATTTCACCCCTGACCTCAATCCCGAGCAAACAAGAACAACCATCCGTAAAGCCTTCGACGTTTGGCAGGACGTGACTCCACTGGTCTTCACAGAAATCTTCCAGGGCATAGCTGACATCAGGATCCAGTTCCGGCGAGGCTATCACCAGGACGCCGCTCCCTTCGACGGACCCGGCGGAACTCTAGCGCATGCATACTTCCCTGGCCAAGGCATCGGAGGTGACTGCCACTTTGACGACGATGAACCTTTCACAATCGATACATACGAAGGTAAAGAAGCCCTTGATTCCGCTAGAAAAGTTCATATTACCGTTAGCCTCGGTCAACAAAGACACGATGTATCTCATAATGTCAAAGTTTTGAACATGAAATGTGCACTAGTTTAGGCCTTATTCATTTAACTCGTGATTAACCTAATTGTATGTGTTTATCAAGTTTaccgaaattaaaaaaattgcagtGAAATAACGAAATCCTCTTTATGACGATGTTACGTCGTCTGTTACTAAGTagccctctctctctctctctctctctctctctctctctctctctctctctctcaatatatTATAATCTTTTATTGGGATGAAAAGCAAAGTACACGAGTCTCGCATCATTAATCAACGGTTTCCTTTTTTGATCTAACAGGTATCGACCTTTTTCAAGTCGCTGCTCACGAGTTCGGCCACAGCCTTGGTCTCGGGCACTCTTCGGTCCCCGGAGCGTTGATGGCGCCCTACTACCAGGGCTACAGACCAAACTTCGAACTCCCAGAAGACGACAGAATTGGAATCCAGACCCTGTATGGTACGTACAATCTGACCGACAAAATGGGTGAAACATTTTCAACTGTAATGTCCAGAATCTGCTATCAGAACATAAGAATCCACAACTGAACTTTCCTTGATCgacaattaaattttcaaatatttatctaTTCCCAAATGGCTTGTATTCACTACCAGAATGATATTCAGTAAGGTCAAATTCCCTGCAAGGCTAACAGATTTTTGCGCAATGTAACTGAGCCAGCCATGTTGTGTCTGAAACTTACTTCTTAAACACATGTTCAAAGAGACgaatcacagtcacctgtggtctattccgctctgcgtctatatcTGCGCCCTTTAGACGTGCGTACATATGTCTTGTTCTCatgcatatgtacatatatgtagacgcagagcggaatacaCAACAGGTGACTGTGGACGAATAGACGAGTTGACGGACAGGAAGTCAAGGCGATACAGACATGCTTTGAACTAGTGAGGGAGAGGAACTTGTGCAAAAAACGAAGGGCGAAAAGTATTGTtctattttttccttctttttacGTGTTTTTTTCTCCCATACCATGTTAGGTGCGCCAAGTGGTGTTACGTCTAAACCAGAAATGCCGGAGATAACCGAAGAGGCAACGGAAGCTGTTGACCCAGTGAAACCCACGATGGAGCCTTGCACAGCTGGCTTCGACGCTATCGGCATGATCAGGAACGAACTCTTCGTATTTAAGGTGAGTTCTATGTTAAGCGTGTGTGATGTTCTAAACTGCAGTACCCGTACAGAACACCAAATCGAGCAAAGTCGCCGTGTTAAACGTAGAGTATTTACGGAGGTGTGACAGCTATCTGAGATCTCGGTATCAGTTCAACGTCTGGGCCTTCGAAGATTATTCTTTCACCATGTCAACGCGTTAGGAACCGACAGCAGAAGATGTTAGTAGGCGATCGGCATCTTCATTtgtgatatgagagagagagagagag from Ptychodera flava strain L36383 chromosome 12, AS_Pfla_20210202, whole genome shotgun sequence includes the following:
- the LOC139144987 gene encoding matrix metalloproteinase-14-like isoform X2; the encoded protein is MADHRQQSVISILLCLYLSSFVTADSSVARGVQDYLMRFGYLKTPDLASGQLQTQEEFENAVRTMQRFANLPETGELDADTLAQMQKPRCGLPDIVGTSESARKRRYALVNSKWDKNHLTYRIENFTPDLNPEQTRTTIRKAFDVWQDVTPLVFTEIFQGIADIRIQFRRGYHQDAAPFDGPGGTLAHAYFPGQGIGGDCHFDDDEPFTIDTYEGIDLFQVAAHEFGHSLGLGHSSVPGALMAPYYQGYRPNFELPEDDRIGIQTLYGAPSGVTSKPEMPEITEEATEAVDPVKPTMEPCTAGFDAIGMIRNELFVFKDDMFWRIRTKGQALSGYPIDIKRFWYDLPYSIDAAYERHDYRIIFLKDSQYWTYRSNYPEASSPQYLSNLGLPRNIDAALVWGQNGKTFFFRGKKYWRYDEYNERVDPGYPKLISENWVGIPNDIDAAFEWTDGFTYFFKGDKYWQFDSAKMSVVPGYPRNAATDWLGCRSLNQEKPEDDTNEIEEDYLSSAPVLKMTSVLVLTAATLAVFL
- the LOC139144987 gene encoding matrix metalloproteinase-14-like isoform X1 — translated: MADHRQQSVISILLCLYLSSFVTADSSVARGVDYLMRFGYLKTPDLASGQLQTQEEFENAVRTMQRFANLPETGELDADTLAQMQKPRCGLPDIVGTSESARKRRYALVNSKWDKNHLTYRIENFTPDLNPEQTRTTIRKAFDVWQDVTPLVFTEIFQGIADIRIQFRRGYHQDAAPFDGPGGTLAHAYFPGQGIGGDCHFDDDEPFTIDTYEGIDLFQVAAHEFGHSLGLGHSSVPGALMAPYYQGYRPNFELPEDDRIGIQTLYGAPSGVTSKPEMPEITEEATEAVDPVKPTMEPCTAGFDAIGMIRNELFVFKDDMFWRIRTKGQALSGYPIDIKRFWYDLPYSIDAAYERHDYRIIFLKDSQYWTYRSNYPEASSPQYLSNLGLPRNIDAALVWGQNGKTFFFRGKKYWRYDEYNERVDPGYPKLISENWVGIPNDIDAAFEWTDGFTYFFKGDKYWQFDSAKMSVVPGYPRNAATDWLGCRSLNQEKPEDDTNEIEEDYLSSAPVLKMTSVLVLTAATLAVFL